Below is a genomic region from [Chlorobium] sp. 445.
ACATGATGCAAGACCACACGAAAACCAAATTCTTTGGCAAGACGCAACACTGTAAGAATATCATCATGCCGGTGCGTGTGATGATGCACGATGCGCTTGCCCTCCAGCACTTGCAGCAGACACTCCATATCAAGGTCGCGCTTCGGCAATTTTTCTTTGTCATTTCCAGCCGCTTTGATTTTCTCACGATAATCTTGGGCTTTGAGATAGATGATGCGCACGACGGATGCCGACTTGCCACGTGTGCCTGTAAAGGGCGCTGGACGTAGTGGATTAGTGCCATTTGCCATTTTGAGTCCACCTGCAATCTCATTCGTTGCATCTTTGACGAAGAGCATGTCTTCGATCGAGTTTGCGTCTTTGCGCAGTTTGAGATAGACAGTCTGTCCGCTCATCAAGTGTCCAGAGCCCGGCATGATGTTGACGGTTGTAATGCCCCCGACCAAGGCTTTTTTGAAGTTTGTTGCTCTTGGGTCAATCGCGTCTAAAATGCGCACACTGGGATGCAAGGTGCTCGAGGCATCGCCGCCATCACCACGCCCAATGTGCGAATGTGTATCGACTAAGCCGGGCATAATCACTTTGCCCTCAACATTGTGTTCCACAGCACCCGATGGCACTGGCACTTCACCGGATTTGCCGACCGCCACAATTTTCCCACCTTGCACCACTAACACCCCATTTTCAATCGGCTCACCGACAATTGGGTAAATCAATGCTCCACGAAAAACCTGCGCCGTCTCTTGCGCACGCAGAGGAACTGCGAAGAAAAGTATCAGACATAACACGAGGGAGAAGCGACAAGTTGTGTTGTTTATCATTGATGTCTGTCTGCTTTTTCTGCTGTTACAACCTGCGTAAAGATAAAACTTTATCAACTGCTCTGAAGCACAGTGTTCGTTTTGCAGGAGAAATTTTGTACTCCTCAAACATGTCGTTGTATAAAAAATCTTTCGCACGCGCTAACTTTGCAGCAACACATTACAATTAACTCAAACTTTTATCGTTATGAAACTGACTTGGAATGACGCTGAAGACATTGGCATTTTGCTTCAAGAAAAATATCCTGATATTGATCCGCTCACGGTACGTTTTACTGACTTGCATCGCTATGTCACCGAGTTACCTGATTTTGTCGACGATCCGAAAGCCTCCAATGAAGGCAAATTAGAAGCCATTCAAATGGCATGGTATGAAGAGTGGAAAAGCGCAAAGTAGCATGCGCTTGCCACCTTAAGAGCCTGACAGAGTAGAGCTTAATGTTTAAGCTGAACTTTTTTCCAGCAATGCCGTGGCTTTGCGGTAGATTTCATCAGCGAACTCTACAGGTGCTTGCGGGTTATTTTTTTCAACTAGCCCGAAGAGTTTTTCAGCAATAACCTTGTGATTGAGCAAGCGCAAACTTAGTTGCGGTCGATAGAGAAACTGCGCTGTTACTTCTGGTCCACCAAAGACCATAAAGAACGCCACGAGTTTGTTCTTGCTTTTTCGAGCAAATTGCTCTGATTGAGTGCGCCAATAAAATTAGGAGACATGGCAAGGTTGTAAATTGGTGTGCCAAGAATCACCACATCGAACTCCTCGAGGAAGCTGTAATCGGCACGAGGTGGTGTTTTTGCTTTTTCCACATAAAACCCGCGCTCGACGAGTGTTTGTCCGATGGTGTCAATAATACGGTCAGTTGAGCCGCCTGTGGTGAGGGCGTCATAAAGAATGATGGCTTTCATTTGTCGTGATTATTTAAGAGTTAATTGTCGACACAAACCTGCGAAAATATCATTCTACGATTTCGACAGGTGTATGGATGCTTACTAACGTTTTCAGTTCTTCCAGATCTTTGTTTTTCATCCGAATGCAGCCTTCAGTTGCACATGTGCCAATAGAACTCTCGTCATGCGTACCGTGAATACCGATGCCTTTCCATTCCTTGCCCGACTTTGTGCGCTCTTTACTTGTATGCAATCTTAGAAACCACGGTCCATAGGCACCAGCAATTTCACCTTTACCATCTTTGAAATCATGTGTCCAATTGCGCGCATCTTGAATTTGCGAGATATAGAATTTACCTTCTGGTGTGCGCATATCGCCAACGGCTTGCTTATCGCCTGCGTTTTTTCCGACGGCAATTGGGTACGAGGCTTCAAGTGTCCTGCCATTGTAGAGGTAGAGCCTAAACTCACTTTTTTTGATGAGAATATGCCGTGTTCGCTTTTCTTGCAATGTATCGACGAGTAGATTCGGTCTAAATTCGCTGAATAGCAAAAGCGCAAGAAAAATCAGCAGCATTGTTAGTTTCTTTCAGATTTTCTCAAAATAATTTTCTCTAACGCTTTAACCAACAACAGTCCTATGTCGTCTATCACCGTTCTTGAAGAAAAAATTGATAAGAAAGCTGTTGCGGCAGTGCTCAACAAAATTTTGGAAACCGAACTTGCTGGTGTAGTGCGCTATACGCATTACTCGCTAATGATCTACGGTTACAACCGCATTCCGATTGTCTCATGGCTGCGCGATCAAGCCAATGAATCATTGGCACACGCACAACAAGCCGGTGAGCTCATCACGGGTTTGGGTGAGCATCCTTCGCTTGCAATTGGACCACTTTTGGAGACAGAAAACCATGACATTGGCGATATTTTACGCGAGTCGTTGGAGCACGAAATGGCTGGTCTTTCTGCTTATCGTGAACTGCTTGCGTTAGTAGAAGGCAAATCGGTCGTACTTGAAGAGTATGCGCGTCAGATGATTCACGATGAAGAGTTGCACATTATGGAGGTAAACAAAATGTTGCGCAAGCCGGGCGAAATTGCCGCCTTCCAAAATGGTAAATAAGCCAAATGGCGCCATATTTACCACATGGTAGAGCACTCACTGACATTTGATGGCGGGTTATTCCCGCCTTTTTAATTTGCCGTTTTTTTGTTTTGCCAATCCGACTTACGTTTAGCGTGTATAGCACTTTTGCGCTTAAAAAACTTCGTAACCAAACCTTTTGCTGTATGAGAGGCTCTCGTTCTTCTATGACCCAAATCATTGCACAAAAACCTGCTCTTTGGCTACTGCTGTTTGCATTTGCTGTATCGGCATGCGCAAAACCTGAGTATGGCGTAAAACTTTCTGCTTTGCCTGCTGGCGTGCAAATCCCTGAGAACTTGAAAGAAAAACTGCGCTATGATGCCGCTACACAAACACTCTTTGTTAAAGATCACTTAACTGCCACTGAAAAGGAAGAATTGCTCAAACTCTCGGAGGATAAAAGCTATCGCCGTGCGGTTCAAGGTCTTTACGAATACAATCAGCCTGAAGAAACAACTCAGGTCGGGGAAATGACCATCGGTGTAGAACCTGCTTTGATGCCGATTGCGCAAATTCTTGCCAAGGCTTTTAATGAAAAGCGTCCGAATGCAAAGATTTTGCTTGAGCCGATGTCCACCAATGAAGCCATGACAGAGCTTGCAAATGGTCGGCTACGTTTTGCGCTGACAATTCGCGATAGTTCGACGGCGGAAGGCAGTTTATTTCGTGCTAACAAAATTCCTGTGCTGCGTCGCATCTCTGCACTAGATGCTTTTTGTTTTATTGTCAATCCTCAAAATCCGACTACAGAGCTTGGCTTGCAGCAGCTCAAATTCTTACTCAGCGGCACAGCAAAGGATTGGTCGGAAGTTGATAAAAGTCGCAAACCTACGCCCGTGAGTGTTTTCATCAGTAATGATGGACGTGCTGACTATTTGCGTGATAGTGTTTTGGCAGGAAAATTCTCAGACAGTGTTGTCGTATGCACGTCCAAAGAGGACATGATTGAGGCTGTAAGACGCACGCCCGGCGCACTCGGCTATCTGACAATGCTCGATATCAAAGATGTTATTGGCGTCAAGCAAGAGGGCGAAAAGTTTGTGGTTGACTTAAAAGACACGACACGGTTTAAGGTGATGGCAATTAAAGGCGCAGAATTTGAGTCGCCAACCGCCTTACCTTTGCAAGGCTATGTTGCTAACGGTCAATATCCGTTGAGTTACAGGATATACTACTTTCAGCGCACACAAGGTCAGTTACCTGCAGGATTTTCTGGCTTTCTGCAATTTGGCACGTCCGGTGAAGGTCAAGAAGTCTTTTTCAAGAATGGGCTTGTGCCTTTCACTCAAATCATTGTTGTCAAGCAATAAGAATTTTCCTTATGTCGCCATACGTTCTGCGCTGGTTGCTTTTTTGTTTAGGCGTATTGCTCTTTCATCTCTTGTGTCAAGGCTGTTCTGGCTCTGACGGCAACAAGCGCGAGTCTACAACCGAAGGCGTACTTGAGTATGTCGTTGATGAATCACTTGCCCCTGCACTGCTACCTCAGCAGCAAGAGTTCATGCGCATCTGGAAGACGGCATCGCTTAGCAGTACCGCTCTTGAGACGCGTGTCGCTATACAACAGTTGCTTGAGCGCAAGGCACGGCTGATTATCATCAATCGTAACTTCAAGCCCGATGAACTCGAAGCTATCGAAAAAGTTGGTTTGAAGCTCGAAAAAAAGCCCTGTGGGGTCGATGGGGTATGTTTTCTTGTTCATCCTGAAAATCCTGTTCGAGCTTTGCGCCTTGAGCAGTTGCGCGATGTGCTCTCTGGCAAAATCACAAACTGGTCGGCGCTCGGTGGCAAAGATGCACCGATTCAACTTTTCATTACAACGCCTAACGATGGAATGCGCGACCTTTTGCAAGATTCCCTGCTCAAATCGGTTGAGTTTTCAAAGTCGGCTTACCCATGCACCTCGTTTGCCCAGATGCGTGCAGCGATGACACGCACCAAACATTTTTTGGCATACACAGGCACAGCGCATGCACGCCCTGCACTTGATACCAAACACATGGATACCACAGCATTCAAAGTGCTGGCGCTTGCCGCAGATTCGGCAAATGCAGAATTTGTCATGCCATATCAAGCCAATGTCTATGAAGGTAAGTATCCTTTCGCGCACTTTGTCTATGTCGTCTATCCTCTGGGCGAAAAACTGCCGCTGGGCTTTGCTTCTTTTCTCTTGCGCGAAGGTCAGCAAATCTTTGTTCGCAATGGCTACGCGCCGTATAAGTTACCGGTGAGAATTGTCAATTTCCGAGAAGATTAATCATCTCAATTTTGATGTCTATGTCAAACTATATCGCCCTGTTTATCACCGATCTTGTCTTTCAAAGTCAGGTTCGTGTTGCAATGCAAGGTGCGGCGCCTGAGCTTCGCTTTGTCTTTTCGCCGCAGATGCTCCCAGCTGATGAGCCGCCTGCGCTTGCCGTCTTTGATTTAAGCTCGGGCGATTTAGAAGCGCTTCGGCTCTTTCGCGAGAAATTCCCTGAGGTTGCGACGCTTGCCTTTTTACCACATGTAGAGACCACACTGCGCCAGCACGCTGTTGCATTAGGCTGCTTGCGTGTTGTCTCTCGCTTTGAATTTTCCAACAACATTCGCAAACTTCTCACCGAGCCCTATGCGAACGTTTAGCACATACTTTGGCTTACTATTTGCTGCTCATTCTGGATGCAGCATCTCAAAACCTAAACTTTGCTTTGTAACACATGTTTGAGCTCACTGAACTGTCAACACTGACGAAAACCGAGTTTTACAAAGCCCTCACGGGTCAGCTTTACGCACTTTTAGGCGATGAGGAGGATTTTATCGCCAACGCTGCCAACTTCTCTTCACTTCTCTTTCATACGATGCCCGACCTTAATTGGGTAGGCTTGTATCTCTACAAGCAAGGCGAGCTTGTCTTAGGACCGTTTCAAGGTAAGCCTGCTTGCACGCGCATTGCTGTGGGCAAAGGCGTTTGTGGTACAGCTGCGGAACGACGTAAGACCATCATCGTCGCTAATGTGCATGAATTTCCAGGTCATATTGCTTGCGACCAAGCCTCGAACTCTGAAATTGTTGTGCCCATGATAAAAGGAGGTCAACTTATCGGAGTCTTGGATTTGGATAGCCCAACGCTGGCACGCTTTGACCAAGAAGACAAAGCGGGTCTGGAAAACTTGGTTGAGGTCTTTCTTTCCAAAACTGAAGTGCATTTTTTGGTATGCTAACATGACCAGATACTGCGCTTGACAGCGTGGTCGTTTTGAGCGTACCTTGCAACATTCGTTGTGAATTCTTTCTGCAGTGCACTATTGCTATTCAACCCATCATCTTGTGCTTCGTGCTGGATACCGCACACCAATAGCGTTTGACATTACAAGCGTTCTTGGTTAGTTTTGTAATTCTTTTTCAACGATTGATGAAGACGAAAATGGCTGAGAAAAGTATTATACCGATATTTCCATTACCGCTTGTTGTTTGTCCCGAAGAGACTCTACCGCTTCACATTTTTGAGGAACGCTATAAAGCGATGATTGCTTACTGCCGCAGTGAAAATAAGCCTTTTGGAGTCTCGCTGGCTTACAACAACAAACTCTATCCGATTGGCTGTGCTGTAGAACTCGAGGAAATCGTTAACGAATATCCCGATGGTCGCTTGGATATTATCACGGTTGGCGTGATGCGCTACAAGATGCTTGAGATCTATAAGGATAAGCCTTATATGCGCGCCTCTGTAGAGTTTTTCGACGATGATGGTGAGCCAGCCGAACCGTCTTTGCGCCAGCGCGTGATCACGCTGCACCTTAAATTCATCGAACTCTTGCAAGGCGAGACCACTGTCGAGGATTACGATTTTAATGAGCGCGTCTCGTTTCGTGTAGCGCATTCAGCTGGATTTGATGTGTTGCAAAAGCAAAAGGTGCTTGAGATGACAAATGAAAACAAGCGCCTTGAATTGCTCATTGAACACTTTGAGAAAATCATTCCCGATATTGAGCGTACTGAAGAAATCAAGCGTCGTGTGCGCTCCAACGGACATTTCAAGAATCTGCGCTCGTTTGATTTGTAAGCCTTGCTTGTTTGCCTGCCAATGAAGCGCCGTACGCCAACTTCTTCCTTCGCTGAGTTTCATGCACACTGCGAAACAGAAGCAATTGAGCTAGCTATGCTGGAAGACCTCTACGAAGGCGATATTACGACTGAAGCTATCATTCCCAAGACACACCGCAGCAAGGGCGTGATTCGTGCTAAGTCCGATGGCGTGATTGCCGGCGTGCGTGTTATGGAGCGCATTTTTTCAATGTCCAAAAACAAAATGTCCGTCCATGTGCACAAGCGTGATGGTGAGCCTGTCAAGTCAGGTGATATCATTGCGGAAGTTATTGGCAGCACGCAAACACTGTTGCTTTGCGAGCGCACGGTGCTCAACTTTATGCAGCGTATGTCTGGCATTGCTACCAAAACAGCAGAATGGGTAAAACTTATCGCACACACAAAAGCCAAACTTTTAGACACACGCAAGACGGCGCCAGCACTGCGCTACTTCGACAAAGAAGCGGTGAAAATCGGCGGCGGGGTCAATCATCGCTTTGGACTCTATGATATGATTTTGATTAAAGATAATCATATTGATGCAGCGGGCAGTGTTTCGGAGGCGATTCGTCGCGCAAAGGAATATCGCATGCGCAAAGGTTTGGAGGTCAAAATTGAAGTTGAAGTGCGCTCGCAACAGGAAGTGCAGGAAGCCCTACGCTTTTCTCCTGACATGCTTTTGCTCGATAACTTTTCACTTGAAGCCTTGAGGCAAGCGGTAACTTTTGTGCGTGCCAAGTCCTCAAAGGTTTTGCTTGAAGCTTCTGGTGGCGTTAGCAAAGACACACTCTGCGAGATTGCCGAAACTGGTGTAGATTTTATTTCTGCCGGGGCGCTCACACACAGCGTTTCTGCAATGGATATTTCTATGAAAATTACGCCGCTCTCAAATGCGATTGAATAATGCATCGATGGCTTTTTGTGCTCAGCATAAGCGTTGTGCTCACGCTGAATTTTTCTTCGTGCAGCCAAGGGCTTGAGCCTGAATACCGCAGCACGGATCCGAATGCGCGCGGACGTTTTCGCGGTACAATTACATTCAGAAATTTTCCACCACCCGTGCCCGATAGCACTCGCCCTGATAGCTTGCGCGAACTTTTGCTGGTTGTCTATCGCACAGCGCCAAGCGTAGAGACGTTTCTTGATCTGAATACGCTTGCCGACACGATTTTTCTGCGACCGTTTTATGTGCCACACTTGCGCTATGAACGCGAGATTGCCGCTGGCACTTACGAGTATGTTGCTGTTGCACAACTTTTTCGTGGCTTTGCACTCAATCCTAACGATTGGCGTCCAGTCGGGGTTTATGGCGGTAGCCGTGAAAATCCTCGTGGGCGACCGCTCATTGTGCGTCCAAATGCACTGACTGATAGTGTCGATATCTTCGTTGATTTTTGGAATCCTTTGCCTTTCCCACGCTAGCGTACAGCGTTAAATTTTTGTTAAGACGATTTATTTTTGCTGTAGGTGCGCTAAGTTTACGCACTTTCTTAGCGATGCAAAACCTTATGAAGTCGCCGCTTTTTCTACTTAGTCTTCTTTTTTTTCTCTACAGCTGCACTAGTCGTGAGCAAGTCATTACAGTGCGCGGCTCTGACACGATGGTTGCCCTAGGGCAAAAGTGGGCAGAAGTTTATATGAATAAGTTCCCAGAGGAAACGGTTCAGGTCAATGGTGGCGGCAGTGGCACAGGCATTGCTGCGCTGATTAACCGCACTGCCGATATTTGTCAATCATCACGACCGATGAAAGCAAGTGAGCACAAGAAAATCCGCGAAAAATTTGGACGAGATGTCATTGAAATTCCCGTCGCAAAAGATGGTATTGTGATCTATGTGCACGAAAGCAACCCAGTCGCCAAGCTTTCTATTTCTCAAATTCGAAAAATTTACACAGGCAAAATTCAGAACTGGAAAGAACTCGGCTGGGAAGATAAACGCATGATTGTCTATGGACGAGAGAACAGTTCGGGCACCTATGAATTTTTCAAGAAGGCAGTGCTCGAAGGTGAAGACTTCGTTGACTATGTTCAAACTCTGCCCGGTACCGCTGCTATTGTTAATGCTGTCAGCAAAGATAAGTACGCTATCGGGTACGGCGGCAATGCGTACTCACAAGGCATTCGACTTGTACCAGTCAGTCGCACCGATAGTTCGGAAGCCGTAGAAGCCAATGAAGCCACCGTTACCAGCGGGGAATATCCGATTTCACGCGACTTGTATTTTTATCTTGCCAAAGAGCCAAGTAATGCACTTGCACGCTTCATTGAGTGGGTACTGAGCGACGAAGCACAAGAGATTGTTACGGCACAAGGTTATTTTCCTATAAAAACTTCAAAGACACATACAAAGCCAACCACTTCTCTTACTCACTGATGCCTATAATGCAACTTCAATCTACCACATCTGCTCGTGCTGAGCGTATTGATTTCCTAATGCGTGCTATCATCCTTGTCGTTGCAACCATTGCGCTTTCAATGATTTTTTTGATTTTCATTTTCACCTTCAAGGAAGCCAAAGATGTATTTTTTGATGCCGAGACACGCCATGAGGTTCTCCCGACACTTTTTAGTACGAACTGGCAACCTATC
It encodes:
- a CDS encoding amidohydrolase, which encodes MINNTTCRFSLVLCLILFFAVPLRAQETAQVFRGALIYPIVGEPIENGVLVVQGGKIVAVGKSGEVPVPSGAVEHNVEGKVIMPGLVDTHSHIGRGDGGDASSTLHPSVRILDAIDPRATNFKKALVGGITTVNIMPGSGHLMSGQTVYLKLRKDANSIEDMLFVKDATNEIAGGLKMANGTNPLRPAPFTGTRGKSASVVRIIYLKAQDYREKIKAAGNDKEKLPKRDLDMECLLQVLEGKRIVHHHTHRHDDILTVLRLAKEFGFRVVLHHVSEAWKVAKEIAAAKAPCSIIVLDSPGGKLEAVDIRFENGRVLEEAGVDVAFHTDDSITDSRLFLRSAGLAVRAGMSRKKALEALTLAGARMLDLQDRIGSLEKGKDADFIILSGDPFSVYTHVLQTWVEGQKVYDRSNPDDYKYAVGGHSVYRGADALDDNGQSEMGGER
- a CDS encoding ATP-dependent protease translates to MKTKMAEKSIIPIFPLPLVVCPEETLPLHIFEERYKAMIAYCRSENKPFGVSLAYNNKLYPIGCAVELEEIVNEYPDGRLDIITVGVMRYKMLEIYKDKPYMRASVEFFDDDGEPAEPSLRQRVITLHLKFIELLQGETTVEDYDFNERVSFRVAHSAGFDVLQKQKVLEMTNENKRLELLIEHFEKIIPDIERTEEIKRRVRSNGHFKNLRSFDL
- a CDS encoding bacterioferritin — encoded protein: MSSITVLEEKIDKKAVAAVLNKILETELAGVVRYTHYSLMIYGYNRIPIVSWLRDQANESLAHAQQAGELITGLGEHPSLAIGPLLETENHDIGDILRESLEHEMAGLSAYRELLALVEGKSVVLEEYARQMIHDEELHIMEVNKMLRKPGEIAAFQNGK
- the iscX gene encoding Fe-S assembly protein IscX; the protein is MKLTWNDAEDIGILLQEKYPDIDPLTVRFTDLHRYVTELPDFVDDPKASNEGKLEAIQMAWYEEWKSAK
- a CDS encoding phosphate-binding protein, with the translated sequence MKSPLFLLSLLFFLYSCTSREQVITVRGSDTMVALGQKWAEVYMNKFPEETVQVNGGGSGTGIAALINRTADICQSSRPMKASEHKKIREKFGRDVIEIPVAKDGIVIYVHESNPVAKLSISQIRKIYTGKIQNWKELGWEDKRMIVYGRENSSGTYEFFKKAVLEGEDFVDYVQTLPGTAAIVNAVSKDKYAIGYGGNAYSQGIRLVPVSRTDSSEAVEANEATVTSGEYPISRDLYFYLAKEPSNALARFIEWVLSDEAQEIVTAQGYFPIKTSKTHTKPTTSLTH
- the nadC gene encoding nicotinate-nucleotide diphosphorylase (carboxylating); the protein is MKRRTPTSSFAEFHAHCETEAIELAMLEDLYEGDITTEAIIPKTHRSKGVIRAKSDGVIAGVRVMERIFSMSKNKMSVHVHKRDGEPVKSGDIIAEVIGSTQTLLLCERTVLNFMQRMSGIATKTAEWVKLIAHTKAKLLDTRKTAPALRYFDKEAVKIGGGVNHRFGLYDMILIKDNHIDAAGSVSEAIRRAKEYRMRKGLEVKIEVEVRSQQEVQEALRFSPDMLLLDNFSLEALRQAVTFVRAKSSKVLLEASGGVSKDTLCEIAETGVDFISAGALTHSVSAMDISMKITPLSNAIE